The genomic DNA GGAGTCGCTTCCTTTGAGAGCATCATCATTGAAGGCCAGATGAAATATCCTGAAAGAACGGAAGAAATCAAGGCCAGGGCGATGGCAGAGGCTCATGAGAAAGCTCAAACGTTTTAATGGACAAAGACACCCGGATTGGGTGTTTTTTCTTGATGGTTTCCTTGATGGGACCACCCCGACCATTCCCGTGACAGCTGGTACTGAAACAAAAAAATCCACAAAAAAACGGGAGGCAAAATGCCCCCGTTTTCGTTTTTTCTATTAACCTCTTCCTGCTTGGAAAGAAGGATATTTCGTCATACCACCATCTGCGAACAGTGTGATACCAGTTACATAGCTAGCTTCTTTAGAAGCAAGGAATGCAGCAACGGATGCTACTTCTTCCGGTTTACCGATGTAACCCATTGGGATCATGCTTTCAACGTCAGCGCGTTGTTCTGGATCGTCGAATTTCTCAGCGTTGATCGGTGTATACATCGCACCAGGTCCGATATTGTTCACGCGGATGCCTTTAGGTGCATATTCAAGAGCAAGTGTTTCGGTCATCAATTTGATTCCGCCTTTACTTGCTGCATAGTGAACGAATAGCGGCCAAGGAATCATTTCGTGGACAGAAGACATATTGATAACGTTCCCTTTGATGTCGTTTTCTACCCAGTATTTGATTGCTTCACGGCTACCAAGGAAGGCACCAGTCAAGTTTGTGTTGATGACTTTGTTCCAGTTATCAAGAGAAAGCTCGTGAGATGGAACAGGGTTTTCGATACCGGCATTGTTGACCATGACGTCAAGTGTACCGAATTCTTTTACAGCTGTTTCAACAAGGTTGATGACGTCTGCTTCTACTGTTACATCACCTTGAACGATGATCGCTTCCCCACCGGCTGCTTCTACTTCATTTTTCGCTTCGATTGCTTCTTCTTCATTTACATAGTAGTTGATGACTACTTTCGCTTGTTCTTGACCGAAACGGACAGCCATTGCACGTCCAAGACCAGTGGATCCGCCTGTGATGGCTACTACTTTACCTTTTAAATCTTCATACATAATAAATTCCTCCTTAGATTGTGTTGTTGCTGTACCTATGGATGATTATTGGCTTTTCGTGATTCCGAGAAGTACACCGCCGATGATGATCAGGATGATACCGAAGATGATTCCGACCATTTGACGTTTGGTTTTCTTCTCACCTAGAAGGAAGATTCCTCCGAGTGTTGAAATAACGATACCCATTTGAGAGAGGGAGAAGCTTGTTGCGACTCCGACTTTCGGTTGTGAGATGAAGAGGAACATATTCCCCGCAGCCCAGATCAATCCTGGAATGATGTTTTTAATTGCATATTTGTTGAATGGCTTATGTCTGTAAGTAAGAATGATTCCTCCGATGAACATCCCGATTGCTTGTGGGAATAGGGCTGTCCAGCCATCAACGTCGAATAGACGTGCAACGACAACATATACAAGGTAACCAATGGTTGAAACGATAAGCGTGATGATCGCTTTCTTGAATTGTTTTGAATTCTCTTCGTTCTTTTGTTCCTTGCTCTCCAGTGATGTCAGCACGATACCGACGATGATACAGATAAGGGCAATGATTCCTAATATGACAGTGACCGCTGTGGACCACTCATTAAATACAATGACACCGAACAATGCAGTTGAAACAAGCTGCATACCGGTTGAAATCGGCATTGTTTTTGAAACACCGATATATTCGATCGTTTTGAGCTGGTTACTTTGACCTACGGCCCAGAATAGACCCGAAACGATTCCGACGATAAAGATGGTTGGTGTTAGAACCGGATGAACAACCAAGAAGATGACAGCTGAGAAGATCAGCGCACCGATTGTTGTTCCTAGTGTCTGGCTATAAGCGCCTCCACCGAGTTTCACATTGAAAAGTACAATGCTCCCCCAGAATATCGCAGGAAGGATGGCTAAGAAAATATCCATGAATGTGAACCTTCTTTCCTAAACTGTTGATGTATTTGTGAGCGACTATTTGTTCACTCAATGTTACTAATAGTAACTAGGTAGAAAAAAATAGTCAATCGATTGAGCTCCTTTTTTTTCTTACCCATTTTCGTAAATATAAACCCTTTCATTTGTGAAATGTTGAGCGTACGCAACAAACCTTGTCATGCTAAGTAATTCAGGATTTGTCAGAAAAAACGGTGATTCCATTTACTTACATAAATGTGATAATACACGTAATACTCTGACTTCTTAAAGTAACCGTTTTCCTTGAAATGGCGCGGTTTTCAGAGGATTTTTTGGGTCTGCATCCCTCAGAAAAAGCGCAGGATGTAAGCGTTCCATTCTGTCACAAATTGATCAATCCATACAAAAAAACGACCCTTTTCAGAAGGTCGTCGGAATGGAAAAATTGAAATTTTTTGATGTACAGGATGATTTTACACGTAAAACAATGCTTTTTTCAGACGGTTTTTCCTGCATTACTTACTGAACGTCATACCCATTTTCAGGACCGCAGCCGCGTCCCTGGATGCACGCTCCAGAAGATGAGGAGCCTGGCTGAAGGCATCGGACAGTCCCATGATTCCGGGTACGATTGAAAACAGGGCATCTATACCGTGATCATAGACGATCACACTGTCTTCCGTGAGGGAACCGGCAATACCGATCACAGGAATACCGTACTTCTTTGAAGCCTTGGCGACCCCGATCGGTGTTTTCCCGTAAATGGTCTGGCCATCGATCCGCCCTTCTCCTGTTATGACAAGTGATGCATCCTTAATGTGCT from Rossellomorea marisflavi includes the following:
- the gdh gene encoding glucose 1-dehydrogenase, with protein sequence MYEDLKGKVVAITGGSTGLGRAMAVRFGQEQAKVVINYYVNEEEAIEAKNEVEAAGGEAIIVQGDVTVEADVINLVETAVKEFGTLDVMVNNAGIENPVPSHELSLDNWNKVINTNLTGAFLGSREAIKYWVENDIKGNVINMSSVHEMIPWPLFVHYAASKGGIKLMTETLALEYAPKGIRVNNIGPGAMYTPINAEKFDDPEQRADVESMIPMGYIGKPEEVASVAAFLASKEASYVTGITLFADGGMTKYPSFQAGRG
- a CDS encoding RhaT/GlcU family sugar-proton symporter — encoded protein: MDIFLAILPAIFWGSIVLFNVKLGGGAYSQTLGTTIGALIFSAVIFLVVHPVLTPTIFIVGIVSGLFWAVGQSNQLKTIEYIGVSKTMPISTGMQLVSTALFGVIVFNEWSTAVTVILGIIALICIIVGIVLTSLESKEQKNEENSKQFKKAIITLIVSTIGYLVYVVVARLFDVDGWTALFPQAIGMFIGGIILTYRHKPFNKYAIKNIIPGLIWAAGNMFLFISQPKVGVATSFSLSQMGIVISTLGGIFLLGEKKTKRQMVGIIFGIILIIIGGVLLGITKSQ